A single window of Rhodamnia argentea isolate NSW1041297 chromosome 5, ASM2092103v1, whole genome shotgun sequence DNA harbors:
- the LOC115750666 gene encoding leucine-rich repeat receptor-like protein kinase PEPR1: protein MANPLSSLSLFFIVAAVVHSRQAHSLTSPSDVAALKAFKSAVVPSSIAPWSCLASWNFSSSDPCALPRRSYFTCGLSCSSSSSSGGPARITLITLDPAGYSGTLSPLVSRLSRLAVLDLSDNSFRGPIPSSLSSLSALTTLSLRANSFSGSVPALTGLKNLRSLDFSYNSLSGSLPSSLSSLSSLTRLDLSFNRLTGSIPKLPPNLLELALRANSLSGPLWKDSFAESVQLEVVELGHNWLAGALEPWLFLLPSIQQIDLANNSLARIDVATPPAGGGGSLVAVDLGFNRIEGFVPGSFANYPQLSSLSLRYNRLRGDIPAEFGRKATLRRLFLDGNYLTGKPPEGLFSGEATVAFGSLGDNCLRECPARSQLCVPSQKPDAVCKRAYGGRPRS, encoded by the coding sequence ATGGCCAatcccctctcctctctctccctcttcttcatcgTCGCCGCCGTCGTTCACAGCCGACAAGCCCACTCGCTCACCTCCCCCTCCGACGTCGCCGCCCTCAAGGCCTTCAAGTCCGCCGTCGTCCCCTCCTCCATCGCCCCCTGGTCCTGCCTCGCCTCCTGGAACTTCTCCTCCTCCGACCCCTGCGCCCTCCCCCGCCGCTCCTACTTCACCTGTGGCCtctcctgctcctcctcctcctcctccggcggTCCTGCCCGGATCACCCTGATCACCCTCGACCCCGCCGGTTACTCCGGCACCCTCTCCCCTCTGGTGTCCCGCCTCTCCCGCCTCGCCGTCCTCGACCTCTCCGACAACTCCTTCCGCGGCCCCATcccctcctccctctcctccctctccgCCCTAACCACCCTCTCCCTCCGCGCCAACTCCTTCTCCGGCTCCGTCCCCGCCTTAACCGGCCTCAAGAACCTCCGGTCCCTCGACTTCTCGTATAACTCCCTCTCCGGGTCGCTGCCGAGTTCGCTTAGCTCGCTCTCGAGCCTGACCCGTCTCGACCTCAGCTTCAACCGCCTGACCGGGTCCATCCCGAAGCTCCCGCCGAACCTGCTCGAGCTCGCCCTGAGGGCGAACTCGCTCTCCGGGCCCCTCTGGAAGGACTCGTTCGCCGAGTCCGTTCAGCTGGAGGTCGTCGAACTCGGCCACAATTGGCTCGCCGGAGCCCTCGAGCCCTGGCTCTTCCTGCTCCCCTCCATCCAGCAGATCGATCTGGCCAACAACAGCCTCGCCCGCATCGACGTCGCGACCCCGCCCGCGGGGGGCGGCGGCAGCCTGGTCGCCGTCGACCTGGGGTTCAACCGGATCGAGGGATTCGTCCCCGGCAGCTTCGCGAACTACCCGCAGCTGTCCTCGCTGTCGCTGCGGTACAACAGGCTGAGGGGGGACATCCCGGCGGAGTTCGGGCGGAAGGCGACGCTGAGGAGGCTGTTCCTGGACGGGAACTACCTGACGGGGAAGCCGCCGGAGGGGCTGTTCTCAGGGGAGGCGACGGTGGCGTTCGGGAGCCTGGGGGACAACTGCCTGAGGGAGTGTCCGGCGAGGTCGCAGCTGTGCGTGCCGTCGCAGAAGCCGGACGCGGTGTGCAAGCGGGCGTATGGTGGAAGACCGAGGTCGTAG
- the LOC115750667 gene encoding D-3-phosphoglycerate dehydrogenase 3, chloroplastic-like, whose product MGSTINLGKALATGNFASSKPALSPNLASSVSLCQGPRRPPAPLRASSDDDRFTVLVADELGEAGLGILRDFAEVDYAVDLAPEELCARIDGCDALIVGSEMKVSRDLFDCSRGRLKVVGIAGGGIDNVNLAAANENRCLVVNAPNASASAVAEHAIALLTAMARNVAQAAVSVKSGDWQRKKYVGMSLSGKTLAVMGFGEVGFDVARRAKGLGMHVIAYDPYASGHLARAIGVELVTFDNAIANADFISLHMHLTPATQKMLNDETFAKMKKGVQILNVAHGGLIDEDALVRALDSGIVSRAAVDVLIEEPPTKDNKLVQHEKVIVTPHLGDSTFEAQGELAIEIAEAVIKALEGDLPSTVVNEPMVEAEVLAELRPFLDLAINLGRFAVKLIAGRGGFKTVKVTYASAREPDQLDTKLLRAGIIKGLIEPISSVIVNWVNGDSVAKQRGLRITEERVNLTGSPEYPLEFIQVQIANVDSRFDGAVSTSGEIEVEGQVKDGLPFLTKIGNFEVDVLLEGCILLCRAIDQPGSIGKIGSILGEANVNIGFMKVTRTAVDSESMISIKLDDQPTKETLKKIGEIAAIREFVFLIV is encoded by the exons ATGGGGAGCACCATCAACCTCGGAAAAGCCTTGGCGACCGGCAATTTCGCCTCCTCGAAGCCCGCTCTCTCGCCGAACCTCGCCTCCTCTGTCTCCCTCTGCCAGGGCCCCCGCCGCCCGCCGGCGCCCCTGCGCGCGTCCTCCGATGACGACCGGTTCACCGTCCTGGTGGCGGACGAGCTCGGAGAAGCGGGGCTGGGGATCCTCAGGGATTTCGCTGAAGTTGACTACGCAGTTGACCTCGCGCCGGAGGAGCTGTGCGCGAGGATCGACGGATGCGACGCCCTCATCGTGGGGAGCGAGATGAAGGTGAGCAGGGACTTGTTCGACTGCTCCAGAGGGAGGCTGAAGGTGGTCGGGATCGCTGGGGGTGGGATCGACAATGTGAACTTGGCGGCGGCAAACGAGAATCGGTGCTTGGTGGTGAATGCCCCAAATGCAAGTGCCTCGGCAGTGGCGGAGCACGCGATTGCGCTCCTGACGGCCATGGCCCGAAACGTTGCACAAGCTGCAGTTTCGGTGAAGTCGG GTGATTGGCAACGGAAAAAGTATGTGGGCATGTCTCTTTCAGGGAAAACCCTTGCTGTTATGGGTTTTGGAGAGGTTGGGTTTGATGTTGCCCGACGTGCCAAAGGTCTTGGAATGCATGTAATTGCATATGATCCATACGCCTCTGGTCATCTAGCCCGTGCAATTGGGGTAGAGCTGGTGACATTCGACAATGCCATAGCGAATGCAGATTTCATCTCCTTGCACATGCATCTTACTCCTGCCACACAGAAGATGCTTAATGATGAGACCTTTGCAAAGATGAAGAAAGGCGTTCAAATTCTGAATGTTGCTCATGGAGGATTGATTGATGAAGACGCTCTAGTCAGGGCACTTGATTCAGGAATTGTGTCTCGG GCAGCAGTAGATGTTTTGATAGAGGAGCCGCCAACAAAAGACAACAAGCTGGTCCAACATGAGAAAGTTATCGTCACCCCACATCTTGGGGACAGTACTTTTGAAGCTCAG GGAGAATTGGCTATCGAAATTGCAGAAGCGGTCATTAAAGCTTTAGAAGGAGATCTTCCTTCAACTGTAGTCAATGAACCGATGGTTGAGGCTGAG GTTCTTGCAGAGTTGAGACCATTTCTGGACCTTGCAATTAATCTAGGAAGATTTGCTGTTAAACTAATAGCAGGAAGAGGTGGTTTCAAAACAGTAAAAGTCACGTACGCTTCTGCTAGAGAACCAGATCAACTTGATACGAAACTCCTCCGAGCCGGGATAATCAAGGGCCTCATCGAACCCATTTCCAGCGTCATCGTCAACTGGGTGAATGGAGATTCAGTAGCTAAGCAAAGAGGGCTCAGAATTACCGAAGAGCGAGTCAATTTGACCGGTTCGCCAGAGTACCCTCTCGAGTTCATCCAGGTTCAGATTGCGAACGTGGACTCGAGATTCGACGGCGCCGTATCAACGTCCGGGGAGATCGAAGTTGAGGGGCAGGTAAAAGACGGGCTCCCCTTCTTGACGAAGATCGGGAACTTCGAGGTAGACGTTCTGTTGGAAGGGTGCATACTACTCTGCAGGGCAATCGATCAGCCGGGTTCAATAGGAAAGATTGGAAGCATCCTGGGAGAGGCGAACGTGAACATCGGCTTCATGAAAGTTACAAGGACCGCCGTGGACTCGGAAAGCATGATCTCGATCAAGCTGGATGATCAACCCACCAAGGAAACGCTGAAGAAGATCGGCGAGATCGCCGCGATTCGGGAGTTCGTTTTCCTGATTGTGTAA